The proteins below come from a single Agromyces flavus genomic window:
- the lexA gene encoding transcriptional repressor LexA — MSIDIDQARGAGGRSRRRKTLSPKQLSILEVIRRSVSERGYPPSMREIGDAVGLSSLSSVTHQLNQLELAGYLRRDPNRPRALEVLIDVPGSEPRTSTAEPAPVGDAAMVPLVGRIAAGVPITAEQQIEEVFPLPRQLVGKGELFILKVVGDSMIDAAICDGDWVVVRSQPTAENGEIVAAMLDGEATVKVFRQRDGHTWLLPRNTAFEPILGDEAEVLGKVVAVLRTV; from the coding sequence TCGACATCGATCAGGCACGCGGAGCCGGCGGCCGGTCCCGTCGACGCAAGACGCTCAGCCCGAAGCAGCTGTCGATCCTCGAGGTGATCCGCCGATCGGTCTCCGAACGCGGCTATCCGCCGAGCATGCGCGAGATCGGCGACGCCGTCGGGCTCTCCTCGCTCTCGAGCGTCACGCACCAGCTGAACCAGCTCGAGCTCGCGGGCTACCTGCGGCGCGACCCCAACCGCCCGCGCGCGCTCGAGGTGCTCATCGACGTCCCGGGCAGCGAGCCCCGCACGTCGACCGCCGAGCCGGCGCCGGTCGGCGACGCCGCGATGGTCCCGCTCGTCGGCCGCATCGCGGCGGGCGTCCCGATCACCGCCGAGCAGCAGATCGAGGAGGTCTTCCCGCTCCCCCGCCAGCTGGTCGGCAAGGGCGAGCTCTTCATCCTCAAGGTCGTGGGCGACTCGATGATCGACGCCGCGATCTGCGACGGCGACTGGGTCGTGGTGCGATCCCAGCCGACCGCCGAGAACGGCGAGATCGTCGCGGCCATGCTCGACGGCGAGGCCACGGTCAAGGTCTTCCGCCAGCGCGACGGCCACACCTGGCTGCTCCCCCGGAACACCGCGTTCGAGCCCATCCTCGGCGATGAGGCCGAGGTGCTCGGCAAGGTCGTCGCGGTGCTCCGCACCGTCTGA
- the metE gene encoding 5-methyltetrahydropteroyltriglutamate--homocysteine S-methyltransferase, with translation MTASAFPAGTILGYPRIGRRRELKHAVEAFWAGRIDAAELERTAADLRAATRERLATLGLDRTDSAIPESFSYYDQVLDAAVAVGAIPTRFARLLDADGRLDLAGYFTVARGEGADAPLEMTKWFDSNYHYLVPEIGPDTAFAAHAEAVVAQVREAREAGFVTRPVLVGPVTFLLLAKAADGAPEGFRPIDRLADLVPVYAELLAALRDAGAEWVQLDEPALVSESIDESRERVLDAVGAAYDALGAAEERPAIFVAAPYGSLDDALPALAATPVEAIGLDLVRGAAPEQLDPVTEEALAAKTLVAGVVDGHNIWRGDLERAFAHAEALRTFSGDVAVSTSTSLLHVPHDVEDETALDARLVSWLAFADQKVAQVAVLARGLAEGREAIATELDAASDALADRAAAPGVRVAGVRDRLAGLDASAFSRAAYDSRVAAQEDLDLPALPTTTIGSFPQTADIRRARARLVKGELTDEAYRELMREEIARVIRLQEDLGLDVLVHGEPERNDMVQYFAELLDGFAVTQHGWVQSYGSRCTRPSILWGDVSRPAPMTVEWSQYAQSLSDKPVKGMLTGPVTILAWSFVRDDQPLGDTARQVALALRDEIADLERAGIRVIQVDEPALRELLPLKRADQPAYLDWSVGSFRLATGGAASATQVHTHLCYSEFGVVIDAIRELDADVTSIEAARSRMEVVDDLSASGFDHGVGPGVYDIHSPRVPSVEEVQALLERAVGEIPAGRLWVNPDCGLKTRGYDETVASLANIVQATQAVRAGAAAVATAG, from the coding sequence ATGACCGCATCCGCCTTCCCCGCCGGAACCATCCTCGGCTACCCCCGCATCGGGCGCCGCCGCGAGCTCAAGCACGCCGTCGAGGCGTTCTGGGCCGGGCGCATCGACGCGGCAGAGCTCGAGCGCACCGCGGCCGACCTGCGCGCCGCGACCCGCGAGCGCCTCGCGACGCTGGGCCTCGACCGCACCGACTCGGCGATCCCCGAGAGCTTCTCGTACTACGACCAGGTGCTCGACGCCGCGGTCGCGGTCGGCGCGATCCCGACGCGGTTCGCGAGGCTCCTCGACGCCGACGGACGCCTCGATCTCGCCGGGTACTTCACGGTCGCGCGCGGCGAAGGGGCGGACGCGCCGCTCGAGATGACCAAGTGGTTCGATTCGAACTACCACTACCTCGTCCCCGAGATCGGGCCCGACACCGCGTTCGCCGCGCACGCCGAGGCGGTCGTCGCCCAGGTGCGCGAGGCCCGCGAGGCCGGCTTCGTCACGCGTCCGGTCCTCGTCGGCCCGGTCACCTTCCTGCTGCTGGCCAAGGCGGCGGACGGCGCGCCCGAGGGCTTCCGCCCGATCGACCGCCTCGCCGACCTCGTGCCCGTCTACGCCGAACTCCTCGCAGCACTCCGCGATGCGGGTGCGGAGTGGGTGCAGCTCGACGAGCCGGCGCTCGTGAGCGAGAGCATCGACGAGTCGCGTGAGCGCGTGCTCGACGCCGTCGGCGCGGCGTACGACGCGCTCGGCGCGGCCGAGGAGCGGCCTGCGATCTTCGTCGCCGCGCCCTACGGCTCGCTCGACGACGCCCTGCCGGCGCTCGCGGCGACGCCCGTCGAGGCGATCGGCCTCGACCTCGTCCGCGGCGCGGCGCCCGAGCAGCTCGACCCCGTGACCGAGGAGGCGCTGGCCGCCAAGACGCTGGTCGCCGGCGTGGTCGACGGCCACAACATCTGGCGCGGCGACCTCGAGCGCGCGTTCGCGCACGCCGAGGCGCTCCGCACGTTCTCCGGCGACGTCGCCGTGTCGACGTCGACGTCGCTCCTGCACGTGCCGCACGACGTCGAGGACGAGACGGCCCTCGACGCGCGGCTCGTGAGCTGGCTCGCGTTCGCCGACCAGAAGGTCGCGCAGGTCGCGGTGCTGGCCCGCGGGCTCGCCGAGGGCCGCGAGGCGATCGCGACCGAGCTCGACGCCGCATCCGACGCCCTCGCCGACCGCGCCGCCGCTCCCGGGGTCCGGGTCGCCGGGGTCCGCGACCGCCTCGCCGGCCTCGACGCGTCGGCCTTCTCGCGTGCCGCCTACGACTCCCGCGTGGCCGCCCAGGAGGATCTCGACCTGCCCGCGCTGCCGACCACGACGATCGGCTCGTTCCCGCAGACCGCCGACATCCGTCGCGCGCGTGCGCGCCTCGTGAAGGGCGAGCTCACGGACGAGGCGTACCGCGAGCTCATGCGCGAGGAGATCGCCCGAGTCATCCGCCTGCAGGAGGACCTCGGCCTCGACGTGCTCGTGCACGGCGAGCCCGAGCGCAACGACATGGTGCAGTACTTCGCCGAACTGCTCGACGGTTTCGCGGTGACCCAGCACGGCTGGGTGCAGTCGTACGGTTCGCGCTGCACGCGTCCCTCGATCCTCTGGGGCGACGTGTCGCGTCCGGCGCCCATGACGGTCGAGTGGTCGCAGTACGCGCAGTCGCTCTCGGACAAGCCCGTCAAGGGCATGCTCACGGGTCCGGTCACGATCCTCGCGTGGTCGTTCGTGCGCGACGACCAGCCGCTCGGCGACACCGCGCGCCAGGTCGCCCTCGCGCTGCGCGACGAGATCGCCGACCTCGAGCGGGCCGGCATCCGGGTCATCCAGGTCGACGAGCCGGCGCTGCGCGAGTTGCTGCCGCTCAAGCGCGCCGACCAGCCCGCCTACCTCGACTGGTCGGTCGGGTCGTTCCGGCTCGCGACCGGCGGCGCGGCCTCCGCCACCCAGGTCCACACGCACCTCTGCTACTCGGAGTTCGGCGTCGTCATCGACGCCATCCGCGAGCTCGACGCCGACGTCACGTCGATCGAGGCCGCCCGCAGCCGCATGGAGGTGGTGGACGACCTGTCGGCCAGCGGCTTCGACCACGGCGTCGGCCCGGGCGTGTACGACATCCACTCGCCGCGCGTCCCGAGCGTGGAAGAGGTGCAGGCGCTCCTCGAGCGCGCGGTGGGGGAGATCCCCGCCGGACGGCTCTGGGTGAACCCCGACTGCGGGCTGAAGACGCGCGGCTATGACGAGACGGTCGCCTCGCTGGCGAACATCGTGCAGGCGACGCAGGCCGTGCGTGCCGGTGCGGCGGCGGTCGCGACCGCGGGCTGA
- a CDS encoding methylenetetrahydrofolate reductase, producing MTGSAPVGDAVRPRPPISFELFPPRTDAAALALGRTIDRLAEVDPAFISVTFGAGGSSRDRSLTVLRYMLEHTDVEPMAHLTCVGSSHAEANRLVREFLDAGITSFLALRGDPPEGADPEAGIGDLRSAAELVQLIHRVQEEREPYGQAGIPGIPGATRIRERPRPERVAVAAFPTGHPRSRGFGQDIDVLLAKEVAGANLAITQLFWHADDYLGFVERARAGGVTIPILPGIMPVTTPARLARLEQLTGVPAPSELAIPLEIEPDADALFELGVDFAAALAAEVLADAPGLHLYTFNRHEAVLAVLDRLGLRTIPAHAGTERNTRTR from the coding sequence ATGACCGGAAGCGCGCCCGTCGGCGACGCCGTTCGGCCGAGGCCGCCGATCTCGTTCGAGCTCTTCCCGCCTCGGACGGACGCCGCCGCGCTCGCGCTCGGGCGGACGATCGACCGGCTCGCCGAGGTCGACCCGGCGTTCATCTCGGTGACCTTCGGGGCGGGCGGATCGTCGCGTGACCGCTCGCTCACGGTGCTGCGCTACATGCTCGAGCACACCGACGTCGAGCCGATGGCGCACCTGACCTGCGTCGGTTCGAGCCACGCCGAGGCGAACCGCCTCGTGCGCGAGTTCCTCGACGCGGGGATCACGAGCTTCCTCGCCCTGCGCGGCGACCCGCCCGAGGGCGCCGACCCGGAGGCGGGTATCGGCGACCTTCGCAGCGCCGCCGAGCTCGTGCAGCTCATCCACCGGGTGCAGGAGGAACGGGAGCCGTACGGGCAGGCCGGCATCCCCGGCATCCCGGGCGCGACGCGGATCCGCGAGCGACCGCGCCCCGAGCGCGTCGCGGTCGCGGCCTTCCCGACCGGACACCCGCGTTCGCGCGGGTTCGGGCAGGACATCGACGTGCTGCTCGCGAAGGAGGTCGCGGGCGCCAATCTCGCGATCACGCAGCTGTTCTGGCACGCCGACGACTACCTCGGCTTCGTCGAGCGCGCCCGCGCGGGCGGCGTGACCATTCCCATCCTGCCGGGGATCATGCCCGTGACGACGCCGGCGCGTCTCGCCCGCCTCGAGCAGCTCACCGGCGTGCCGGCGCCGAGCGAGCTCGCGATCCCGCTCGAGATCGAGCCCGACGCCGACGCGCTGTTCGAACTCGGCGTCGACTTCGCCGCCGCGCTCGCCGCCGAGGTCCTCGCGGACGCACCGGGACTCCACCTGTACACCTTCAACCGCCACGAGGCCGTGCTCGCCGTCCTGGACCGGCTCGGCCTGCGCACCATCCCCGCCCACGCGGGCACCGAGAGGAACACGAGAACACGATGA
- the hflX gene encoding GTPase HflX, with translation MNDAEHDTHDDAVARVLRSADVRAGVSRFGASEAASIQRDGLEVDGDGGFDGEQYDREARAGLRRVGGLSTELEDVTEVEYRQLRLENVVLIGVYPQGSLEDAENSLRELAALAETAGARVLDGVLQRRPHPDPSTYLGRGKTEELRHIVAALGADTVVADTELAPSQRRALEDAVKVKVIDRTAVILDIFSQHAKSREGKAQVELAQLEYLLPRLRGWGESMSRQAGGQVGGAGAGMGSRGPGETKIELDRRRIHSRMARLRKQIAGMKPARDAKRANRKRNAVPSVAIAGYTNAGKSSLLNRITGAGVLVENALFATLDATVRRNTTPDGRVYTIADTVGFVRNLPHQLVEAFRSTLEEVGDADLIVHVVDAAHPDPAAQIATVRDVIGEVGARDVPELVVFNKADLITPEDRLVLQGLEPNAVFASARTGAGVTEVLDAITRLLPDPAVEVDLLVPYDRGDVISALHESGRVLSTDYVEDGTRIRALASPEQAAQLRQFQAAAVA, from the coding sequence ATGAACGACGCGGAACACGACACCCACGACGACGCGGTCGCGCGAGTGCTCCGGAGCGCGGACGTGCGCGCGGGCGTGTCCCGGTTCGGGGCGTCCGAGGCCGCGTCGATCCAGCGCGACGGCCTCGAGGTCGACGGCGACGGCGGCTTCGACGGCGAGCAGTACGACCGCGAGGCGCGCGCGGGGCTCCGGCGCGTCGGCGGACTGTCGACCGAGCTCGAGGACGTCACCGAAGTCGAGTACCGGCAGCTCCGGCTCGAGAACGTCGTGCTCATCGGCGTCTACCCGCAGGGCTCCCTCGAGGACGCCGAGAACTCGCTGCGCGAGCTCGCCGCCCTCGCCGAGACGGCCGGTGCCCGCGTGCTCGACGGGGTGCTGCAGCGCCGCCCGCACCCCGACCCGTCGACCTACCTCGGTCGCGGCAAGACCGAGGAGCTCCGCCACATCGTCGCGGCGCTCGGCGCCGACACGGTCGTCGCCGACACCGAGCTCGCGCCGAGCCAGCGCCGTGCGCTCGAGGATGCGGTGAAGGTCAAGGTCATCGACCGAACCGCAGTCATCCTCGACATCTTCAGCCAGCACGCCAAGAGCCGTGAGGGCAAGGCGCAGGTCGAGCTCGCGCAGCTCGAGTACCTCCTCCCGCGCCTCCGCGGCTGGGGCGAGTCGATGTCGCGCCAGGCCGGTGGCCAGGTCGGCGGCGCCGGCGCCGGCATGGGTTCGCGCGGACCCGGTGAGACGAAGATCGAGCTGGACCGCCGTCGCATCCACTCGCGTATGGCGCGGCTCCGCAAGCAGATCGCCGGCATGAAGCCGGCGCGAGACGCCAAGCGCGCGAACCGCAAGCGCAACGCGGTTCCGTCCGTGGCGATCGCGGGGTACACGAACGCGGGCAAGTCCAGCCTGCTCAACCGCATCACGGGTGCGGGCGTGCTCGTCGAGAACGCGCTGTTCGCCACGCTCGACGCCACCGTTCGGCGCAACACCACGCCCGATGGGCGCGTCTACACGATCGCCGACACGGTCGGCTTCGTACGCAACCTTCCGCACCAGCTCGTCGAGGCCTTCCGCTCGACGCTCGAAGAGGTCGGCGACGCCGACCTGATCGTCCACGTCGTGGACGCCGCGCACCCCGACCCCGCCGCGCAGATCGCCACCGTTCGCGACGTCATCGGCGAGGTGGGCGCGCGCGACGTGCCCGAGCTCGTGGTGTTCAACAAGGCCGACCTCATCACGCCGGAAGACCGGCTCGTGCTGCAGGGCCTCGAACCGAACGCGGTGTTCGCGTCGGCTCGCACCGGCGCCGGCGTCACCGAGGTGCTCGACGCGATCACGCGCCTGCTGCCCGACCCCGCCGTCGAGGTCGACCTGCTCGTGCCGTACGACCGCGGCGACGTCATCTCGGCGCTGCACGAGTCCGGACGCGTGCTCTCGACCGACTACGTCGAGGACGGCACGCGCATCCGCGCGCTCGCGTCGCCCGAGCAGGCCGCGCAGCTCCGGCAGTTCCAGGCGGCCGCGGTCGCATAG
- a CDS encoding class I SAM-dependent methyltransferase — protein sequence MPQEHYFSSKPADDDALRTVTVRLAGRELDVLTAGGVFSPAHVDLGTRVLLDAVPQPPATGHLLDLGAGWGPIALTLGLDAPEATVWAVDVNERALDLVRRNAARLGLRQVNAALPDDVPDDVRFATIWSNPPIRIGKAELHALLRRWLPRLEVGATAWLVVQKNLGADSLQRWLADELGNGWRVERASSAKGFRLLAVTRER from the coding sequence ATGCCGCAGGAGCACTACTTCTCGTCGAAACCCGCCGACGACGACGCGCTCCGCACGGTGACGGTGCGCCTCGCCGGCCGCGAGCTCGACGTGCTCACCGCCGGCGGCGTGTTCAGCCCCGCCCACGTCGACCTCGGCACCCGAGTCCTGCTCGACGCAGTGCCGCAGCCACCGGCGACCGGACACCTGCTCGACCTCGGGGCCGGGTGGGGGCCGATCGCGCTGACCCTCGGCCTCGACGCACCGGAGGCCACGGTGTGGGCGGTCGACGTGAACGAGCGGGCACTCGACCTCGTGCGCCGGAACGCCGCCCGCCTGGGCCTACGACAGGTCAACGCCGCGCTGCCCGACGATGTTCCCGACGACGTGCGATTCGCCACGATCTGGTCGAATCCGCCGATCCGCATCGGCAAGGCCGAGCTGCACGCGCTGCTGCGGCGCTGGCTGCCGCGCCTCGAGGTGGGGGCGACGGCGTGGCTCGTGGTGCAGAAGAACCTCGGCGCCGACTCGCTGCAGCGGTGGCTCGCCGACGAACTCGGCAACGGATGGCGCGTCGAGCGCGCTTCGTCGGCGAAGGGCTTCCGCCTGCTGGCGGTCACCCGCGAGCGCTGA
- the dapF gene encoding diaminopimelate epimerase — translation MAFDLRFTKGHGTGNDFVLFSDPEGDVQLTPTQIAAVCDRHFGVGGDGLIRAVRSDRLVDGAAAIAEDPDAAWFMDYWNADGSPSEMCGNGIRVFTRYLIDQGLVALADGEWIPIGTRAGVRRVRELGSGNFEADLGVWRLDGGEPLVRAKNLHAARPGLGIDVGNPHVVVALADDDELDGLDLAYVPILEPEPQAGANVEFVVPAEPLVEAGRGRIRMRVHERGSGETLSCGTGAVASALAVRYWAGEGAPDEWVVQVPGGVVGVRMRTEPDGEHVLLSGPAELVFDGVLSLA, via the coding sequence ATGGCGTTCGATCTGCGCTTCACCAAGGGCCACGGCACGGGCAACGACTTCGTGCTCTTCAGCGACCCCGAGGGCGACGTGCAGCTCACGCCCACGCAGATCGCGGCGGTGTGCGACCGGCACTTCGGCGTGGGCGGCGACGGGCTCATCCGCGCGGTCCGATCCGACCGGCTCGTCGACGGCGCGGCGGCGATCGCCGAGGACCCGGATGCCGCGTGGTTCATGGACTACTGGAACGCCGACGGCAGCCCTTCCGAGATGTGCGGCAACGGCATCCGCGTGTTCACGCGGTACCTGATCGACCAGGGCCTCGTCGCGCTCGCCGATGGCGAGTGGATCCCGATCGGCACGCGTGCGGGCGTCCGCCGCGTGCGCGAGCTGGGGAGCGGCAACTTCGAGGCCGACCTCGGCGTGTGGCGACTCGACGGCGGCGAGCCGCTCGTGCGTGCCAAGAACCTGCACGCCGCGCGGCCGGGCCTGGGCATCGACGTCGGCAACCCGCACGTCGTCGTCGCGCTGGCCGACGACGACGAGCTCGACGGCCTCGACCTCGCGTACGTCCCGATCCTCGAGCCCGAGCCGCAGGCGGGTGCGAACGTCGAGTTCGTCGTGCCCGCGGAACCGCTCGTCGAGGCCGGTCGCGGCCGCATCCGCATGCGCGTGCACGAGCGCGGCTCGGGCGAGACGCTGTCGTGCGGCACGGGCGCGGTCGCCTCCGCGCTCGCCGTCCGCTACTGGGCCGGCGAGGGTGCGCCCGACGAGTGGGTCGTGCAGGTGCCCGGCGGGGTCGTCGGCGTCCGCATGCGGACCGAGCCCGACGGCGAGCACGTGCTGCTCTCGGGCCCGGCAGAGCTCGTCTTCGACGGCGTGCTGAGCCTCGCCTGA
- the miaA gene encoding tRNA (adenosine(37)-N6)-dimethylallyltransferase MiaA: MTLIAIVGATGTGKSRFALDLAHAIAASGRPAEVVNADAMQLYRGMDIGTAKLAAEQREGVPHHLLDVLDVTDEASVAAYQADARGSVDEIEARDGVALLTGGSGLYVSSVIHDLRFPGTDAAIRARLEHELERVGPGLLHRRLRELDPETAASVDPQNGRRIVRALEVIELTGEPKAARLPDEPVPWRPHRIVHLRSERATLVERLDARAAAMWREGLLDEVRALIPAGLERGVTARKAIGYAQGLAQVRGRMAESDAIAETQALTRTYARRQVGWFKRYAAASVVDADDRAAVAAEVARQAALA; this comes from the coding sequence GTGACCCTGATCGCGATCGTCGGGGCGACCGGCACGGGCAAGTCGCGGTTCGCTCTCGACCTCGCGCACGCGATCGCCGCGAGCGGTCGGCCCGCGGAGGTCGTGAACGCCGACGCCATGCAGCTCTACCGCGGCATGGACATCGGCACCGCCAAGCTCGCGGCGGAGCAACGCGAGGGCGTGCCGCACCACCTGCTCGATGTGCTCGACGTGACCGACGAGGCCTCCGTCGCGGCGTACCAGGCCGACGCTCGGGGCTCCGTCGACGAGATCGAGGCGCGCGATGGCGTGGCGCTGCTCACGGGAGGGTCTGGCCTCTACGTGTCGAGCGTCATCCACGACCTCCGGTTCCCGGGCACGGATGCCGCGATCCGCGCGCGGCTCGAGCACGAGCTCGAGCGGGTGGGCCCGGGCCTGCTCCATCGACGCCTGCGCGAGCTCGACCCCGAGACCGCCGCGAGCGTCGATCCGCAGAACGGGCGCCGAATCGTCCGTGCGCTCGAGGTCATCGAGCTCACCGGCGAGCCCAAGGCCGCCCGACTGCCCGACGAGCCGGTGCCCTGGCGTCCGCACCGCATCGTCCACCTGCGCTCCGAGCGCGCCACCCTCGTCGAGCGGCTCGATGCGCGCGCCGCGGCGATGTGGCGCGAGGGGCTCCTCGACGAGGTGCGCGCCCTCATCCCAGCAGGGCTGGAACGCGGGGTCACCGCGCGCAAGGCCATCGGCTACGCGCAGGGGCTCGCCCAGGTGCGCGGTCGCATGGCCGAGTCCGACGCGATCGCCGAGACGCAGGCGCTGACCCGCACCTATGCGAGGCGCCAGGTCGGCTGGTTCAAGCGGTACGCCGCGGCATCCGTCGTCGACGCCGACGACCGTGCGGCGGTCGCGGCCGAGGTCGCGCGGCAGGCCGCGCTCGCCTGA
- the miaB gene encoding tRNA (N6-isopentenyl adenosine(37)-C2)-methylthiotransferase MiaB has product MTIIHEATAVPVGDAAEPAAPRTYEVRTFGCQMNVHDSERLSGSLEAAGYVPADGAEPDVVVINTCAVRENADNKLYGNLGHLAGVKRRHAGMQIAVGGCLAQKDKNVILEKAPWVDVVFGTHNMGSLPSLLDRARHNDEAQLEILDALEVFPSTLPTKRDSTYSGWVSISVGCNNTCTFCIVPALRGKEKDRRPGEILAEIQALVDDGAVEVTLLGQNVNSYGVEFGDRQAFGKLLRAAGQIDGLERIRFTSPHPAAFTDDVIDAMAETPSVMPQLHMPLQSGSDRILKAMRRSYRSAKFLGILDRVRARIPNAAISTDIIVGFPGETEADFQETLRVVEAARFASAFTFQYSIRPGTPAATMEEQVPKEVVQDRYDRLIALQERISWEENQKLVGTAVEVLVSTGEGKKDAETHRLSGRAEDSRLVHFEVPAGSELPRPGDVVSVVITQAAPFHLLADSLDGAPLRIRRTRAGDAWDRAQAESCGVPATAGATAPASGPVSLGLPTIRIGSEPLTSPGVGTMPIYDPGDGQR; this is encoded by the coding sequence ATGACCATCATCCACGAGGCGACCGCCGTGCCAGTCGGCGACGCCGCCGAACCGGCCGCGCCCCGCACCTACGAGGTGCGCACCTTCGGGTGCCAGATGAACGTGCACGATTCCGAGCGGCTGAGCGGCTCGCTCGAGGCCGCCGGGTACGTGCCGGCCGACGGCGCCGAGCCCGACGTCGTCGTCATCAACACGTGCGCCGTGCGCGAGAACGCCGACAACAAGCTCTACGGCAACCTCGGCCACCTCGCCGGAGTCAAGCGGCGCCACGCGGGCATGCAGATCGCCGTCGGCGGCTGTCTCGCCCAGAAGGACAAGAACGTCATCCTCGAGAAGGCCCCGTGGGTCGACGTCGTCTTCGGCACCCACAACATGGGATCGCTCCCGAGCCTGCTCGACCGCGCCCGGCACAATGACGAGGCGCAGCTCGAGATCCTCGACGCGCTCGAGGTCTTCCCGTCCACGCTGCCCACCAAGCGAGACTCGACCTACTCGGGCTGGGTGTCGATCTCGGTCGGCTGCAACAACACCTGCACCTTCTGCATCGTTCCCGCGCTGCGCGGCAAGGAGAAGGACCGCCGGCCCGGCGAGATCCTCGCCGAGATCCAGGCCCTCGTCGACGACGGCGCCGTCGAGGTCACCCTGCTCGGCCAGAACGTCAACTCCTACGGCGTCGAGTTCGGCGACCGTCAGGCATTCGGCAAGCTGCTCCGCGCCGCCGGGCAGATCGACGGGCTCGAACGGATCCGGTTCACGAGCCCGCACCCCGCCGCCTTCACCGATGACGTCATCGATGCGATGGCCGAGACGCCGAGCGTCATGCCGCAGCTGCACATGCCGCTGCAGTCCGGCTCCGACCGCATCCTCAAGGCCATGCGCCGGTCGTACCGGTCGGCGAAGTTCCTCGGCATCCTCGACCGCGTGCGCGCGCGCATCCCGAATGCGGCGATCTCGACCGACATCATCGTCGGCTTCCCGGGCGAGACCGAGGCCGACTTCCAGGAGACGCTCCGCGTCGTCGAGGCCGCGCGTTTCGCATCCGCGTTCACGTTCCAGTACTCCATCCGCCCCGGCACGCCCGCGGCCACGATGGAGGAGCAGGTGCCGAAGGAGGTCGTGCAGGATCGGTACGACCGTCTCATCGCCCTCCAGGAGCGCATCTCGTGGGAGGAGAACCAGAAGCTCGTCGGCACCGCCGTCGAGGTGCTCGTCTCCACCGGCGAGGGCAAGAAGGACGCCGAGACCCATCGCCTGAGCGGCCGCGCCGAGGACAGCCGCCTCGTGCACTTCGAGGTCCCCGCCGGGTCCGAGCTGCCCCGTCCGGGCGACGTCGTGTCGGTCGTGATCACGCAGGCAGCTCCGTTCCACCTGCTCGCCGACTCGCTCGACGGCGCGCCGCTGCGCATCCGTCGCACGCGTGCGGGCGACGCGTGGGACCGCGCGCAGGCCGAGAGCTGCGGCGTGCCCGCGACGGCGGGCGCGACCGCGCCGGCGTCGGGTCCGGTCTCCCTCGGCCTTCCGACGATCCGGATCGGCTCCGAGCCGCTCACGTCGCCGGGTGTCGGCACCATGCCGATCTACGACCCGGGCGACGGCCAGCGCTGA
- a CDS encoding regulatory protein RecX yields MSDQPSERLAPVAYLPWVAPSSEQADDGAAPAPQSSRHPAGRGLRAGRPARLVAVGRERDHDDEPVETGVERDERIDRLIVSRLRRSSLSIAEVRGALVEHGLDDHEVEEWIERYERLGYLDDRRLADQLVHSHGVRRGRGSGALLHELGRRGIDAQLARDALDALDPELELEHATEVASRRARQLAGLDRTTAERRLSAFLLRRGYGSDLVRRAVASALASDPAE; encoded by the coding sequence ATGAGCGACCAGCCCAGCGAGCGCCTCGCGCCCGTCGCCTACTTGCCGTGGGTGGCGCCGTCGTCCGAGCAGGCCGACGACGGCGCGGCCCCGGCGCCGCAGTCCAGCCGGCACCCCGCCGGGCGCGGGCTCCGAGCAGGACGGCCGGCGCGGCTGGTCGCAGTGGGCCGCGAGCGCGATCACGACGACGAGCCGGTCGAGACCGGAGTCGAGCGCGATGAGCGCATCGATCGACTCATCGTGTCGCGGTTGCGGCGCTCCTCCCTGTCGATCGCCGAGGTTCGCGGTGCCCTCGTCGAGCACGGGCTCGACGACCACGAGGTCGAGGAGTGGATCGAGCGGTACGAGCGGCTCGGATACCTCGACGACCGCCGGCTCGCCGATCAGCTCGTGCACAGTCACGGAGTGCGGCGCGGGCGGGGGAGCGGTGCGCTCCTGCACGAGCTCGGTCGTCGCGGCATCGACGCCCAGCTCGCGCGCGACGCGCTCGACGCGCTCGACCCCGAGCTCGAGCTCGAGCACGCCACCGAGGTGGCGTCTCGCCGCGCACGTCAGCTCGCCGGACTCGACCGGACGACGGCAGAACGGCGGCTGAGCGCCTTCCTCCTGCGTCGGGGATACGGCAGCGACCTCGTCCGGCGTGCCGTGGCGAGCGCGCTGGCGAGCGATCCCGCCGAGTGA